A single window of Hymenobacter sp. APR13 DNA harbors:
- a CDS encoding DUF4198 domain-containing protein, whose amino-acid sequence MGHSFRFRFRVCLLAGVCLLGGTALAHEFWLLPPQFFVAPSTRLALRIFVGESFTGERWAGKSSRVTRFTHFAPDGPHQLLAAATTTDTLHTAVEFKEPGTHLVSIATNDAFLTLEANQFNSYLKEEGLDYILLERQKRGTLNQPGREAYRRCATTLVQAGPPAALDTARAWSRSTGLPLELIPEQNPYTLKAGASLTVRVLAEGQPQAGQLVQLWQRRPGQPIRISKLYSNQNGRVLFRLTGAGQYMLSTVRMAPATLPEADWQSTWASLTFGFRPLGAR is encoded by the coding sequence ATGGGCCATTCGTTTCGCTTCCGTTTTCGTGTTTGTCTGCTGGCGGGGGTGTGCCTGCTAGGCGGCACCGCTCTGGCCCACGAGTTCTGGCTGCTGCCACCGCAGTTTTTTGTAGCGCCCAGCACCCGCCTGGCCCTGCGCATATTCGTGGGCGAAAGCTTCACCGGCGAGCGGTGGGCCGGCAAAAGCAGCCGCGTCACGCGCTTCACTCATTTCGCCCCGGATGGCCCTCACCAGCTGCTGGCAGCCGCTACTACCACCGACACGCTGCACACCGCTGTCGAGTTCAAAGAGCCGGGTACGCATCTGGTGAGCATAGCTACCAACGATGCCTTCCTCACGCTGGAAGCCAACCAGTTCAATTCCTACCTCAAAGAGGAAGGTCTCGACTACATTCTGCTGGAGCGGCAGAAGCGCGGCACCCTCAACCAGCCCGGGCGCGAGGCGTACCGGCGCTGCGCCACCACGCTGGTGCAGGCCGGCCCCCCCGCCGCCTTAGATACGGCCCGGGCCTGGAGCCGCTCCACTGGCCTGCCGCTGGAACTGATACCTGAGCAGAATCCATACACTCTGAAAGCCGGCGCTTCCCTCACGGTGCGGGTACTGGCCGAGGGCCAGCCGCAGGCCGGCCAGCTAGTGCAGTTATGGCAGCGTAGACCGGGCCAACCCATACGAATTAGTAAGCTCTACAGTAACCAAAATGGCCGGGTGCTGTTTCGTTTAACCGGAGCAGGCCAATATATGCTCAGCACAGTCAGAATGGCACCTGCTACACTTCCTGAGGCTGACTGGCAGAGCACCTGGGCTAGTCTCACTTTTGGATTTCGGCCGTTAGGAGCCCGTTGA
- a CDS encoding glycosyltransferase: MQVPAAAPAPLAPDSLLVEVAWEVCNQVGGIYTVIRSKVPATVQGWEDRYCLLGPYFAQQAQSEFEPYDDYQLSTLSDPFAGAVREMRKLGYDVHLGVWLVTGRPRVVLINPYQAYPQLGQIKGDLWHHHGIPTPDHDDLLHQVEAFGHLAKIYLQTLAAEVVPPQRVVAHFHEWMTGVAIPALRREQTPLHIVFTTHATLLGRYLAMNDPNFYEHLMLVDWEAEAKRFNIETAVRIERAAAHGSHVFTTVSELTVRECIYLLDRIPDAVLPNGLNIERFVALHEFQNLHQQYKAKIHEFVMAHFFQSYSFDLDKTLYLFTSGRYEYHNKGFDLTLEALARLNYRLQQSGLEGNVVMFFITKRPFHSINPQVLQSRAILEEVQETCEAIERQVGERLFYAAAASQDHRLPDLSSMVDDYWKLRYRRTLQSWKTPNLPPVITHNLVDDANDDILNFVRGANLVNNRHDRVKIVYHPDFVSPTSPLFGMEYGQFVRGCHLGIFPSYYEPWGYTPLECVARGVPAITSDLSGFGDYVMQHVPQHEDKGIFVVQRQEKSFDESAEELTEMLWQFVLLNRRERIMQRNNVESNAEIFDWKNLRVYYDRAYTLALERQ, from the coding sequence ATGCAAGTTCCCGCCGCTGCCCCCGCCCCCCTTGCCCCTGATTCGTTACTGGTAGAAGTGGCCTGGGAAGTCTGCAACCAAGTGGGTGGCATCTACACCGTAATCCGCAGCAAGGTGCCCGCCACCGTGCAGGGCTGGGAAGACCGCTATTGCCTGCTGGGACCTTACTTCGCGCAGCAGGCCCAAAGCGAGTTTGAGCCCTACGACGACTACCAGCTTTCCACCCTCAGCGACCCGTTTGCCGGGGCCGTGCGCGAAATGCGCAAGCTCGGCTACGACGTGCACCTGGGCGTGTGGCTCGTGACGGGCCGGCCCCGGGTGGTGCTCATCAACCCCTACCAGGCCTACCCGCAGCTGGGCCAGATCAAGGGCGACCTGTGGCACCACCACGGCATCCCGACGCCCGACCACGACGACCTGCTGCACCAGGTGGAAGCCTTCGGGCATCTAGCCAAAATCTATCTGCAGACGCTGGCTGCCGAGGTGGTGCCGCCGCAGCGCGTGGTGGCCCATTTCCACGAGTGGATGACGGGCGTGGCCATTCCGGCGCTGCGCCGCGAGCAGACGCCGCTGCACATCGTGTTTACCACCCACGCCACGCTGCTGGGCCGCTACCTGGCCATGAACGACCCCAATTTCTACGAGCACCTGATGCTGGTAGACTGGGAAGCCGAGGCCAAGCGCTTCAACATCGAAACGGCCGTGCGCATTGAGCGCGCCGCCGCCCACGGCAGCCACGTGTTCACGACCGTGAGCGAGTTGACGGTGCGCGAGTGTATTTACCTGCTGGATAGGATTCCGGACGCGGTGCTGCCCAACGGCCTCAACATCGAGCGGTTTGTGGCCTTGCACGAGTTCCAGAACCTGCACCAGCAATACAAGGCCAAGATTCACGAGTTCGTGATGGCGCACTTCTTCCAGAGCTACTCGTTTGATCTGGACAAGACGCTGTACCTGTTCACGAGTGGCCGCTACGAGTACCACAACAAAGGCTTCGACCTGACGCTGGAAGCGCTGGCCCGCCTCAACTACCGCCTGCAGCAAAGCGGGCTGGAAGGCAACGTGGTGATGTTCTTTATCACGAAGCGCCCGTTCCACAGCATCAACCCACAGGTGCTGCAGAGCCGCGCCATTCTGGAAGAGGTGCAGGAAACCTGCGAGGCCATTGAGCGGCAGGTGGGCGAGCGGCTGTTCTACGCCGCCGCCGCCAGCCAGGACCACCGCCTGCCCGACCTGAGCAGCATGGTCGACGATTACTGGAAGCTGCGCTACCGCCGCACGCTACAAAGCTGGAAAACCCCCAACCTGCCCCCGGTCATCACCCACAACCTCGTCGATGACGCCAACGACGACATCCTCAATTTTGTGCGCGGCGCCAACCTAGTGAACAACCGCCACGACCGGGTGAAAATCGTGTACCATCCTGATTTCGTGTCGCCCACGTCGCCGCTGTTTGGCATGGAGTACGGGCAGTTTGTGCGAGGTTGCCACCTGGGCATCTTCCCCAGCTACTACGAGCCCTGGGGCTACACCCCGCTCGAGTGCGTGGCGCGCGGCGTACCGGCCATCACCTCCGACCTGTCTGGCTTCGGCGACTACGTGATGCAGCACGTGCCCCAGCACGAAGACAAAGGCATTTTTGTAGTGCAGCGCCAGGAAAAGAGCTTCGACGAGTCGGCCGAGGAGCTGACCGAGATGCTGTGGCAGTTTGTGCTACTCAACCGCCGCGAGCGAATCATGCAGCGCAACAACGTGGAAAGCAACGCCGAAATCTTCGACTGGAAAAACCTGCGCGTGTACTACGACCGCGCCTACACGCTGGCCCTAGAGCGGCAATAG
- a CDS encoding ribonuclease Z translates to MEFELKILGSASATPFMDRHHTAQVLTVGGSQYLLDCGEGTQRRLMEHKIRHQRIHTIFISHLHGDHFFGLFGLLGTMHLNGRTEPLKVFGPPGLDEVLTMQFRHSYTHLSFELEFTPVDTTQHLQIFEDKHLTVHTLPMRHRIPCCGYLFREKPKRRHLVKELLPPGLTPTQFNALTLGEDLLDDNGQLLVPNAAVTTEPKRARSYAFCSDTMYTEGLADLVRGVDLLYHEATFMDDMRERAAVTHHSTARQAGLLARRAEVHRLLIGHFSSRYRDLEPLLTEAKTQFEWTELAVEGLSVSLAE, encoded by the coding sequence TTGGAGTTTGAGCTGAAAATCCTGGGCAGTGCTTCGGCCACCCCGTTCATGGACCGCCACCACACGGCCCAGGTCCTGACGGTGGGTGGCAGCCAGTACCTACTCGATTGCGGAGAAGGCACCCAGCGCCGGCTGATGGAGCACAAAATCCGGCACCAGCGCATCCACACCATCTTTATTAGCCACCTGCACGGCGACCATTTCTTTGGACTTTTCGGGCTGCTGGGCACCATGCACCTGAACGGGCGCACCGAGCCGCTGAAAGTGTTTGGCCCGCCCGGCCTAGATGAGGTGCTGACCATGCAGTTCCGGCATTCCTACACGCACCTCAGCTTCGAGCTGGAGTTTACGCCGGTAGATACCACCCAGCACCTCCAGATTTTCGAGGACAAACACCTGACAGTACACACACTGCCCATGCGGCACCGCATCCCGTGCTGCGGCTACCTGTTCCGCGAAAAGCCTAAGCGCCGCCATCTGGTGAAGGAACTGCTTCCGCCCGGCCTCACGCCCACGCAGTTTAATGCCCTCACGCTAGGCGAAGACCTGCTCGACGACAACGGCCAGCTGCTGGTGCCTAACGCTGCCGTCACCACCGAGCCCAAGCGCGCCCGCAGCTATGCCTTCTGCTCCGACACGATGTACACCGAGGGCCTGGCCGATCTGGTGCGCGGCGTGGATCTGCTGTATCACGAGGCCACTTTCATGGATGATATGCGGGAACGGGCGGCTGTTACGCACCATTCCACCGCGCGGCAGGCCGGTTTGCTGGCTCGCCGTGCCGAGGTGCACCGCCTGCTCATCGGCCACTTCAGCAGCCGCTACCGCGACTTGGAGCCGCTGCTGACCGAGGCCAAAACCCAGTTCGAATGGACGGAACTGGCTGTGGAAGGCCTGTCGGTTTCGCTGGCCGAGTAG
- a CDS encoding STAS domain-containing protein codes for MKYSIDKKETYTIITIDEKKLDTTVAPDLKSEFVKLNAEGINNLILDLSNVKYTDSSGLSSILIANRLCNSTGGLLVLTGLQDHVMKLITISKLESVLHILPTVEEGIDRIFLHAIERDLTSKE; via the coding sequence ATGAAGTACTCAATTGATAAAAAGGAAACGTACACGATAATTACGATCGACGAGAAGAAGCTGGACACCACTGTAGCTCCCGATCTGAAATCGGAATTCGTGAAGCTGAATGCCGAAGGAATCAACAACCTGATCCTGGACCTCAGCAACGTAAAGTACACCGACTCATCGGGGTTGAGCTCTATTCTGATTGCCAATCGCCTGTGCAATTCCACTGGCGGCCTGCTTGTGCTCACCGGCCTGCAGGACCACGTAATGAAGCTCATCACTATCAGCAAGCTCGAATCGGTGCTGCACATTCTGCCCACCGTGGAGGAAGGCATCGACCGGATTTTTCTGCACGCCATTGAGCGCGACCTGACCAGCAAAGAATAG
- a CDS encoding alpha-amylase family glycosyl hydrolase produces the protein MGALPHEHGTTFRVWAPAATAVSVVRPSNNWDATTHPLQHEADGYWAADFPDLPAGTEYKFELTTPTGKLLKNDPYARQVTHSAGNSIVPDHSFDWEDDQFEMPAWNSLVIYELHVGTFNVKDPEQPGTFLDVIEKLDYLRELGINAIEIMPPTEFPGGRSWGYNPSHPFALETEYGGPQAFKELVKQAHRHGIAVILDVVYNHFGPGDLDLWQFDGWHENDGGGIYFYNDWRAETPWGHNRPDYGRDAVRAYIRDNALMWLQDYRVDGLRCDSISHIRNVDGSSDPSRDLPEGWSLMKWINEEVQQHMPWKIMIAEDLQGNEHITRRPEDGGQGFSSQWDAAFVNIIRDALVTPNDADRDIAHVAETLTGIYNGDAFQRIIYTESHDEVANGKSRVTEEIMPGDAHTWFPKKRATLGAALVFTAPGIPMMFQGQEMLADGYFSDDQPLQWEHAEQHAGLVHLYRDLIKLRRNLAGHTRGLLGQHTEVHHLNNDDKTLAFIRRDQSGPGDTTVVLCNFADRSHDNYTIGLPRGGHWRVRFNSDWAGYDEEFGNFESLDTLAEPGIYDDQPFHASFGLGPYSVLIISQEPA, from the coding sequence ATGGGTGCCCTCCCGCACGAGCACGGCACCACCTTCCGGGTGTGGGCTCCGGCCGCTACCGCCGTTTCGGTAGTGAGGCCTTCCAACAACTGGGATGCCACTACGCACCCGCTACAGCACGAAGCCGACGGCTACTGGGCCGCCGATTTTCCGGACCTGCCAGCCGGCACCGAGTACAAGTTCGAGCTGACCACGCCCACCGGCAAACTCCTCAAAAACGACCCTTATGCCCGCCAGGTCACGCACTCGGCCGGCAACTCCATCGTGCCCGACCATAGCTTCGACTGGGAAGACGACCAGTTTGAGATGCCAGCTTGGAACTCGCTGGTGATCTACGAGCTGCACGTGGGCACGTTCAATGTGAAGGACCCCGAGCAGCCCGGCACTTTTCTCGACGTGATTGAGAAGCTGGACTACCTGCGCGAGTTGGGCATCAACGCCATCGAAATTATGCCGCCCACCGAGTTTCCGGGCGGCCGCAGCTGGGGCTACAACCCCTCCCACCCGTTTGCGCTGGAAACCGAGTACGGCGGCCCGCAGGCCTTCAAGGAGCTGGTGAAGCAGGCCCACCGCCACGGCATTGCCGTGATTCTGGACGTGGTGTACAACCACTTCGGGCCCGGCGACCTGGACTTGTGGCAGTTTGACGGCTGGCACGAAAACGACGGCGGCGGCATCTACTTCTACAACGACTGGCGCGCCGAAACGCCCTGGGGCCACAACCGCCCCGACTACGGCCGCGACGCCGTGCGCGCCTACATCCGCGACAACGCCCTGATGTGGCTGCAGGACTACCGCGTGGACGGCCTGCGCTGCGACTCCATCTCGCACATCCGCAACGTAGACGGCTCCTCCGACCCTTCACGCGACCTGCCCGAGGGCTGGAGTCTGATGAAGTGGATCAACGAGGAAGTGCAGCAGCATATGCCCTGGAAAATCATGATTGCCGAGGATCTGCAGGGCAACGAGCACATCACGCGCCGCCCCGAAGACGGCGGCCAGGGCTTCTCCAGCCAGTGGGACGCGGCCTTCGTCAACATCATCCGCGACGCGCTGGTGACGCCTAATGACGCCGACCGCGACATAGCCCACGTAGCCGAAACCCTGACCGGCATCTACAACGGCGACGCCTTCCAGCGCATCATCTACACCGAAAGCCACGACGAAGTGGCCAACGGCAAGAGCCGCGTGACCGAGGAAATCATGCCCGGCGATGCGCACACCTGGTTTCCGAAGAAGCGCGCCACTCTGGGCGCGGCGCTGGTGTTCACGGCCCCCGGCATCCCGATGATGTTTCAGGGCCAGGAAATGCTGGCCGACGGCTACTTCTCCGATGACCAGCCCTTGCAGTGGGAGCACGCCGAGCAGCATGCCGGCCTGGTGCACCTCTACCGCGACCTGATCAAGCTGCGGCGCAACCTGGCCGGCCACACCCGCGGCCTGCTGGGCCAGCACACCGAGGTGCATCATCTCAACAACGACGACAAGACGCTGGCCTTCATCCGCCGCGACCAGTCGGGCCCCGGCGATACTACCGTGGTGCTGTGCAACTTCGCCGACCGCTCGCACGACAACTACACCATCGGGCTGCCGCGCGGCGGCCACTGGCGCGTGCGCTTCAACTCCGACTGGGCCGGCTACGACGAGGAGTTCGGCAACTTTGAGAGCCTCGACACGCTGGCCGAGCCCGGCATCTATGATGACCAGCCCTTCCACGCCTCGTTCGGGCTGGGCCCGTACTCGGTGCTGATTATTTCGCAGGAGCCGGCCTAA
- a CDS encoding fasciclin domain-containing protein — protein MDTPTFPTAWNLFRTLLLSLFALGSFSLVACDDDEDTALATPAQNIVQVAQGNPAFSTLVAAVTKADLATTLSGTGPFTVFAPTNDAFAKLSAPFNSAANITAITDPAQIATLRGILLYHVLGSNVKAADIANGSSTATTARPATSVGGTPINDNTLYLTKNGTGVFINGGTRVVTADVAASNGTIHAIDNVLMPPSQTIAAIVAASASRTTNPEFTLLLQALQRPAAAPILAAAGTQSANVTVFAPTDAAFRALLGTAPLSSVSDADLTAILSRHVIGTGRVFSSDLAAGTVTTLGGPVTVAASGTGFTVRGGSGTAANIATANILATNGVVHVIDQVLRP, from the coding sequence ATGGATACACCCACCTTTCCCACTGCCTGGAACCTGTTTCGCACGCTACTGCTGAGCCTGTTTGCGCTTGGTAGCTTTAGCTTGGTAGCCTGCGATGACGACGAAGACACTGCTCTGGCCACGCCAGCCCAGAATATTGTGCAGGTGGCGCAGGGTAACCCAGCGTTCAGCACCCTGGTAGCCGCCGTTACGAAGGCGGATCTGGCCACCACGCTGAGTGGTACCGGACCCTTTACTGTATTCGCGCCCACCAATGATGCATTTGCCAAGCTGTCGGCGCCTTTCAACAGCGCTGCCAACATTACGGCCATCACTGACCCTGCCCAGATTGCTACGCTTCGGGGCATTCTGCTCTACCACGTGCTCGGCTCCAATGTGAAGGCCGCTGACATTGCCAACGGCAGCAGCACTGCCACTACGGCCCGGCCTGCTACTTCCGTGGGCGGCACGCCCATCAACGACAACACACTGTATCTGACTAAAAACGGAACGGGCGTCTTTATTAATGGTGGCACCCGCGTGGTGACGGCCGATGTAGCGGCCAGCAACGGCACCATCCATGCCATCGACAACGTGCTGATGCCGCCGAGCCAGACCATTGCAGCCATTGTGGCGGCCAGTGCTAGCCGCACCACCAACCCCGAGTTTACGCTGCTGCTACAGGCGCTGCAGCGCCCGGCCGCCGCGCCTATTCTGGCGGCTGCCGGCACCCAGAGTGCCAACGTAACGGTGTTTGCTCCCACTGATGCCGCCTTCCGGGCACTGCTGGGTACCGCGCCACTGAGTTCGGTGTCGGATGCCGACCTGACGGCTATTCTTTCGCGTCACGTAATTGGGACGGGCCGCGTTTTCTCGTCTGACCTGGCGGCCGGCACCGTCACGACGCTGGGTGGTCCCGTGACGGTGGCTGCTTCCGGTACTGGCTTTACGGTGCGAGGCGGCAGCGGCACGGCCGCCAACATTGCTACCGCCAACATCTTGGCTACCAACGGCGTCGTGCACGTCATTGATCAGGTGCTCCGACCCTAA